The DNA segment CTGAACCCAGACAAGCTCATAGCCTTCCCGATCCAGCGCCGGCTCGCACAACTCGAACAGCCGCCGGTCAATGTCCATGGTCCTGTCACTCCCCGGGTATCACCGCAAAGATTGAAACTTATTTTGCATTTAAACAGCCCTGCGGTTGAAAAAAAAGAGCGGGGCTAGCCCCACTCTTCAGCTAAAGATAAACCCGCGGCGAAAAAAAATCAAGTAAAACTTTAGCTTAAAGTATCTTGCGGCTCCGCCAGCGACTCTGGTCATCAGCCGCCGGCGGCAAAATGCTCCTTCAGCACTTTTTCCACCGACGGAGACACGAACTCGCCGACATTCCCTCCCAGTGAAGCGACTTCCTTGACCATGCTCGAACTCAGGAAAATAAACCGCTGGTCGCCGGTCAGAAAGACTTCCTCGATTTCAGGAGCCATTTTCCGGTTCATCAGCGCCATCTGGAACTCGTACTCGAAATCGCTCATGGCTCTCAGGCCGCGAATCACCATCTGCGCTCCCCGGCGACGGGCGTAATCCATCAGCAGACTGTCGAACGAATCCACTTCCAGATCCAGGCCCGACTCGTCCAGGCTGCTCCGCACCATCTCGACCCGCTGCCTGCAGGAGAAAGTCGGCTGCTTATGACTGAGATCGGCCACGGCAATAATCAGCTTGTCCACCAGCCTGAGTCCCCGGCTGGCTATATCGAGATGACCGAGTGTAATCGGGTCGAACGTACCCGGATAGATCGCTGTTTTCACGTCGGAGCTCTCCTCATCCCTGCTGGTAAATCCGGTAGGTGCTGTCGCCGAACGAAGCCTGCTTGACCGGCGTTATCCCGGTGATTGCACCCGGGTCATCCGATCCGGCGGGGAGTTCCAGCACCAGGACTGACGCCGCCGCGGCGCTTGCAAGCCACCACTCGAAAACCCGCGGCCCGAAACTGCCGTCAAATGGAGGGTCGGCGAACACAACGTCGAACTCGCCGGCTTCCCTGCCAGCGAGCCAACCAGACACATCGGCGCAGACGACCGTGCAGTTCTCCTCGACATCCCAGTCCCGCGCGGTCCGCTCCAGCAGAGCGGCCAGCTTGCGGTCGCGCTCGACAAACGTAACATGTTCCGCGCCGCGGCTCAGGGTTTCGAATCCCAGCGCGCCGCTGCCGGAGAACAGGTCGAGCACAATCGCGCCGGAGGCTGTGTCGCCCAGGGCGCTGAAGAGCGATTCGCGCATCCGCTCGCCGGTGGGCCGCAACTGCCCTCCGGGCCTGCAGCGGAGCCTGTGTCCGCGCAACGTGCCGGCGATAATCCGCATCAGTCGCTGACCTTGATATCCCTCAGGTTAGCCTGGAGCTGACGGTTATTGTTCCAGATATTTTCCTCGAGCACGAACGCGATACTGATCTTCTCGCGCGCCGTATTGATTTCCTTTAGCTTGTCGGCCATGCCGAAGCCGATCACATCGATCTGGTAGCCGTCCTTGCGGACTCTCATCTTGAGATGGTTGGTTCCGACAACCTTGGGGTAGCCGACAACCGACAGGTCGCTGGCGACGAGGACGGGTTTTGGATTGCCGGGACCGTAGGGCCGGAAGCGCTCGATACTGGAGAGCAGGCTGTCGTTGGCCTGGAGCAGGTCGATTTCGAGATCGACCGAGATTTCGGGCACCAGGTCGCTCTCATCCATCATCTCGTGGGCGACCTCGTCGAACCGTTCGATAAACCCGTCGAGCTGCTCGCGTTTCACCTGTAGTCCGGCGGCGTACTTATGTCCACCGAACGCATCGAGGTATTCCGCGCAGCCCTTGAGCGCATCGTGGATATGGAACTTGGCTATACTGCGGGCGCTGCCCTTGCCCTCCCCGGTCTCATCGAACGAGATCAGCACGGTGGGACGGTAGTGCTCCTCGATAATCCTGCTGGCGACAATCCCCAGCACGCCGGGGTGCCAGTTCTCGGAGTGGAGCACAATCGTCCAGCGCTCGTCAAGATTGATATCGCGCCGGATCGCCTCGCGGGCTTCCTCGAGAGTCTGGACATCCACCTGACGGCGCAAGCGGTTCTCGGAGTCGAGTATTTTGGCCAGTTCCCGGGCCTCGTCCATCTCATCGGTCAGGAACAGCCGCACGCCCCGCTCGGCGTCGCCCATCCGGCCCACGGCGTTGATCCGCGGCGCCAGGCCGAAGACGATATCGCTGCTGCCCAGTTTTTTGCCGCGGATTCCGGCCAGTTCGATCAGGGCCTTGATTCCGGGTTTTTCGCTGGTACAGAGTTTTTCCAGGCCGGCGCTGGCGAGAATCCGGTTCTCGCCCAGCAGCGGGACAATATCGGCCACCGAGCCGATTGCGACCAGATCGAGGTGCTCGTAAAGCTGACTCTGGCCCACGCCCAGATGTTCGTTGAGACCCTGGCAGAACTTGAACGCCACACCGATCCCGGCCAGTTCTTTTTCCGGGTACCGGTCGCCGGGTTTTTTGGGATTGAGAATCGCCACCACCTCGGGCAGCGGGCCCTCGGCCGGCTCGTGATGGTCGGTGATAATCACTTCCAGGCCCTTGCCGCGGGCGTATTCGATGGCATCGAACGCGCTGATCCCGCAATCGACAGTGACCACGAGGCTGGCGCCCATTTCGATCACCCGGTCGATTCCGGCCTCGCTGACCCCGTAGCCCTCCACCATCCTGTGCGGGATATAGTAGCCGACATCCCCCTCCAGCTGCCTCAGATAACGGACCATCAGCGAGATCGAAGTGATCCCGTCAACATCATAGTCGCCGTAGACCACGATCCGCTCGTTGTTGTGCAGGGCGGAGGCCACTCGCTCCACCGCCCGCTCCATCCCGTCGAGCAGGAACGGGTCGTGGAGGTCCCCGAGGTTGGGATCGAGAAATTTCTCGACTTCATCCAGGCTGGAGAATCCCCGGTTGGAAAGAATCTGGCAGACCAGCGGATGGAGGCCCAGTTTTTCCTCCAGCGCCAGGATCTCCTCGTTGAAAATTACTGCCGGGCTGATCCAGCGATGCTTAAGATTGCTGCGGTGCAAATTTGCCTGCCTTGCCGGCTGAGGTGAGAAAGATTAAGGCTGACAGGACAGCGGAGCATAAGCCGGATTCTGTTTCGCCGCGCAAACGCGCGGTCTAGCGGCCATTCATCTGCGCCCCGGATCACTCCGGCGGCTGAATGCGCAACCTACCCGGGAGTCAAGCGAGACGGGCCGTCTCTCCTCCCCTATTTGGTTTTGCTCCGGGTGGGGTTTACCGTGCCCCGTCCGTCACCGGACGAGCGGTGCGCTCTTACCGCACCATTTCACCCTTACCATCCCCCGTGGGATGGCGGTATGTTTTCTGTGGCACTTTCCGTCAGGTCACCCTGCCTGGACGTTATCCAGCACCTTGCCCTGTGGAGTCCGGACTTTCCTCGATCCGGGCCATGCCGGACCGCGGCCGCGGCTATCCACTGTCCATGTACAGCCGTCAGTTGTTATCGCCATCGTCGTAATATAGCATCCTGCCGCAATGATCGCAGGTATAAACCCGCTGGGCGATCCTGATATCGGCCACTTTTTGCAGCGGGATATGGGCAAAACAGCCGGCGCACGAGCCGTTGCGCACGCTGACCACCGCCCGGCTCATCCTGGAACCCATGATCCTGCGGTAGAGACCCAGCACGTTGCCGGGCACTTTCGAGGCCAGCTTACCGCTCTTCTTCTCGCGCTTGCCGATCTCGCCGTCGAGCTTCTTCAGCCTGCCGGCGAGCTCCTTGCGCTGTGAGTTCAACTGCTTCTCGATTTCAGCGGCACTGCCGCGGCCTTCCTCAATCGTGGCCTCGACCGTCTCCACCTGGCCCATCTTCTGGATTACCGCCTCTTCGAGCTCATCCTTCTCCCGCTTCACGCCCTCGATTTCCGTGAGCAGGGCCGAGTATTCCCGGTTGGTTTTGACAGTCAGCAGTTGCTGCTTGTACTTGTTCTGGGATTCGTCCAACTGGGAAATCTTGCCTTCCGCATCGCGGATTTCCACTTGCAGGGATTTGAGTTCCGTTTCCCTGGTCTCAAGTTCGCTGCCGGCCTGGCTGAACGCCTCTTCGAGTTCTTCCAGCTCGGCCGGAAGGTCTTTGCGTTCCTGGCGGAATTTGTCCAGTTCCAGGTCCAGAGCCTGCAGCGCTAGCAGGACCTCCATATCAACCATCAATCGCCTCCTGCGCTTACATTGACTGCTGTTTCGGTCATTCCTCTCCTCAGTCCGTCAGCTTCATCGCCCGGGCAAAAAAAAAGTGCACCATCCGGGGCGGACAGTACACTCTGGCTTAGATGCTCAAA comes from the Candidatus Glassbacteria bacterium genome and includes:
- a CDS encoding methyltransferase, which produces MRIIAGTLRGHRLRCRPGGQLRPTGERMRESLFSALGDTASGAIVLDLFSGSGALGFETLSRGAEHVTFVERDRKLAALLERTARDWDVEENCTVVCADVSGWLAGREAGEFDVVFADPPFDGSFGPRVFEWWLASAAAASVLVLELPAGSDDPGAITGITPVKQASFGDSTYRIYQQG
- the recJ gene encoding single-stranded-DNA-specific exonuclease RecJ, which produces MHRSNLKHRWISPAVIFNEEILALEEKLGLHPLVCQILSNRGFSSLDEVEKFLDPNLGDLHDPFLLDGMERAVERVASALHNNERIVVYGDYDVDGITSISLMVRYLRQLEGDVGYYIPHRMVEGYGVSEAGIDRVIEMGASLVVTVDCGISAFDAIEYARGKGLEVIITDHHEPAEGPLPEVVAILNPKKPGDRYPEKELAGIGVAFKFCQGLNEHLGVGQSQLYEHLDLVAIGSVADIVPLLGENRILASAGLEKLCTSEKPGIKALIELAGIRGKKLGSSDIVFGLAPRINAVGRMGDAERGVRLFLTDEMDEARELAKILDSENRLRRQVDVQTLEEAREAIRRDINLDERWTIVLHSENWHPGVLGIVASRIIEEHYRPTVLISFDETGEGKGSARSIAKFHIHDALKGCAEYLDAFGGHKYAAGLQVKREQLDGFIERFDEVAHEMMDESDLVPEISVDLEIDLLQANDSLLSSIERFRPYGPGNPKPVLVASDLSVVGYPKVVGTNHLKMRVRKDGYQIDVIGFGMADKLKEINTAREKISIAFVLEENIWNNNRQLQANLRDIKVSD
- the coaD gene encoding pantetheine-phosphate adenylyltransferase; protein product: MKTAIYPGTFDPITLGHLDIASRGLRLVDKLIIAVADLSHKQPTFSCRQRVEMVRSSLDESGLDLEVDSFDSLLMDYARRRGAQMVIRGLRAMSDFEYEFQMALMNRKMAPEIEEVFLTGDQRFIFLSSSMVKEVASLGGNVGEFVSPSVEKVLKEHFAAGG